Proteins co-encoded in one Saprospira grandis genomic window:
- a CDS encoding lycopene cyclase domain-containing protein, with product MQQQTKKWGAALLLGGLPLLWVLYLLWQPLDWQAEQSMQVPAMGPKLSFGEHAYWYLWINIGTLLFPFLLSFDKKVHFYKKWRFLLPGLLMVGGFFLAWDVFFTQMGVWDFNPRYFTYSFLGLPLGEWLFFITVPYACVFIHECLLAYIPKDILAPIERPLSWLLVLGFYAIGFLGLWMSYTAWTFLLAGSFLLWQLLFVPNHYRSRFYLAYLISIFPFLLVNGILTGGFNQEPVVLYNNSQQLQNLLGFRCGSIPWDDFIYGFLLLFLNVAFFEYFKKKGAKL from the coding sequence ATGCAGCAGCAAACAAAAAAATGGGGGGCGGCTCTTCTTCTTGGAGGGCTGCCCTTGCTTTGGGTCCTTTACTTATTATGGCAGCCCCTAGACTGGCAGGCCGAGCAGTCTATGCAAGTGCCCGCTATGGGACCAAAACTCAGTTTTGGCGAGCATGCCTATTGGTATTTGTGGATTAACATCGGGACGCTCCTCTTTCCTTTTTTACTCTCCTTTGATAAAAAGGTGCATTTCTATAAAAAATGGCGCTTTCTCCTCCCCGGCCTGCTCATGGTAGGCGGCTTCTTTTTAGCCTGGGATGTTTTCTTCACCCAAATGGGGGTCTGGGATTTCAATCCCCGCTATTTTACCTACTCTTTCCTGGGCCTCCCCCTAGGCGAATGGCTGTTTTTTATTACCGTTCCCTACGCCTGTGTCTTTATTCATGAATGCCTTTTGGCCTATATTCCTAAAGATATTTTGGCCCCCATAGAACGGCCCCTAAGCTGGCTTTTGGTCCTTGGCTTTTATGCGATTGGCTTTTTGGGCCTCTGGATGAGCTATACCGCCTGGACCTTCCTGCTGGCTGGTAGCTTTTTGCTCTGGCAACTGCTGTTTGTCCCCAATCACTATCGCAGCCGATTTTATCTGGCCTATCTCATTAGCATTTTTCCCTTTTTATTGGTCAATGGCATCCTGACCGGAGGCTTCAATCAAGAACCTGTGGTCCTCTATAATAATAGCCAACAACTACAAAATCTACTCGGCTTTCGCTGCGGCAGTATCCCCTGGGATGACTTTATTTACGGCTTTTTACTCCTTTTTCTAAATGTCGCTTTCTTCGAGTACTTCAAGAAAAAGGGTGCAAAACTATAA